In a genomic window of Zingiber officinale cultivar Zhangliang chromosome 9B, Zo_v1.1, whole genome shotgun sequence:
- the LOC122023337 gene encoding uncharacterized protein LOC122023337, translating into MSTQSSKVGSVGENSIGCSGSGESKGKGTLPGFVSSEPRQTTLNSTYKKDLQVDVKRRVGHFIYSAALPFNVMNDPYWLPMVEGIAEYGRGFKPPSMHEIRTWILKVEVDGINLIYEEHIKAWKKYGCTIMSDGWTDGKNRSLINFLVNSSAGTFFLKSINALASIKNRELIFKYLDDVVDEVGEENVIQIVTDNVSNCIKAGEKIMETRHRIWWAPCAAHCIDLMLEDIAKLKIFSDTIEQAKMVVKFLYGHETILSLMRKYTNGKEILRPAVTHFATSFLTLQSMYKVKMSLEQMFASEDWVSSPLSQTTQGKVVKRIVINDPNF; encoded by the coding sequence ATGAGTACACAATCATCAAAAgttggaagtgtaggggaaaaTTCAATTGGATGTTCTGGTAGTGGTGAATCAAAAGGTAAAGGTACCCTTCCTGGATTTGTTAGTTCTGAACCTCGACAAACAACTCTAAATTCGACATACAAAAAAGATTTACAGGTTGATGTGAAGCGTAGAGTTGGTCATTTTATATACTCTGCCGCACTTCCATTTAATGTTATGAATGATCCTTATTGGTTGCCTATGGTCGAGGGCATTGCAGAATATGGAAGAGGGTTCAAGCCTCCTTCAATGCATGAGATAAGAACTTGGATACTTAAAGTTGAGGTTGATGGTATCAACCTAATATATGAGGAGCATATAAAAGCATGGAAAAAATATGGATGCACTATTATGTCTGATGGTTGGACTGATGGaaagaatagaagtttgattaattttttggtaaatagTTCCGCTGgcactttctttttgaaatctaTTAATGCATTAGCTTCTATTAAAAATAGGGAATTGATCTTTAAATATCTTGATGATGTTGTTGATGAGGTGGGAGAGGaaaatgtaattcaaattgtcaCGGATAATGTTTCGAATTGCATTAAGGCGGGGGAAAAAATTATGGAGACTAGACATAGAATTTGGTGGGCACCTTGTGCAGCGCATTGCATTGATCTAATGTTGGAGGATATTGCAAAGTTGAAGATTTTTTCTGACACAATTGAGCAAGCTAAGATGGTTGTGAAGTTCCTTTATGGTCATGAGACTATACTTTCTTTGATGAGAAAGTATACAAACGGTAAAGAAATTCTCCGTCCCGCTGTTACTCACTTTGCTACTTCATTTCTCACTCTTCAGAGTATGTATAAGGTTAAAATGTCACTTGAACAAATGTTTGCTTCCGAAGATTGGGTTAGTTCACCACTATCTCAAACAACTCAGGGGAAGGTCGTGAAGAGAATTGTTATTAATGATCCCAACTTTTGA